The Leucobacter viscericola genome includes a window with the following:
- a CDS encoding DUF2510 domain-containing protein, translated as MNTSPPPGWYPDTNGTTRYWDGSTWTAHTAPQATAAATYQEPAVAYAPAASPAVAHAPAHTSQVELYAPATQQASVQQYAQPQYSQPHYAHPQVTYVAATHVRYATPTIGQPNGAATAGFVLGLVSFLLAPIIFIPLIGLLIYAGLSVTGIIFSIVGIVRAKDTGTGLGLGIAGLILSVL; from the coding sequence ATGAATACTTCCCCTCCCCCGGGGTGGTACCCCGACACCAACGGCACCACTCGATACTGGGACGGCTCTACCTGGACCGCACACACGGCACCGCAGGCGACGGCAGCGGCCACCTATCAAGAGCCCGCGGTGGCTTACGCGCCCGCCGCCTCACCCGCAGTCGCGCACGCACCCGCTCACACCAGCCAGGTCGAGCTGTACGCTCCGGCAACGCAGCAGGCATCGGTGCAGCAGTACGCTCAGCCCCAGTATTCCCAACCGCACTACGCCCATCCGCAGGTGACGTACGTGGCGGCAACCCACGTGAGATACGCCACCCCGACAATAGGACAACCCAACGGCGCGGCCACGGCTGGTTTCGTTCTCGGACTCGTGTCGTTTCTGCTCGCACCGATTATCTTTATCCCGCTTATTGGGTTGCTCATTTACGCTGGGCTCTCGGTTACCGGCATTATTTTCTCGATCGTCGGCATCGTTCGCGCGAAAGACACCGGCACCGGTTTGGGCCTCGGAATCGCCGGGCTCATTCTGTCGGTCCTGTAG
- a CDS encoding MurR/RpiR family transcriptional regulator: MPKNTREPSSPSEDAAASIDAAVSMDTVASRIRERMGDCTPSERKVARTLLAAYPVAGFETVAGLADLAEVSGATVVRFATRLGYSGFPDFQKALRGELEQRSASPTTLYERTGSNRLAPAGDLAAFVEPSVEDLRSTFAGLSEHDFETTIEMLANPKRRIWLVGGRYSVFLAEYLSASLQQLRPNVQMVPEMASLRGATMAGFDAKDVLVAFDFRRYEADTRNLVHHAKTRKAGVVVITDKWVSPCASDADAVLTSIASERGPFDSVVPVMALVEVLFETLVHRIGDPARHRIEQIEQTVQQLDLI; encoded by the coding sequence ATGCCGAAGAACACGCGCGAGCCGAGTTCGCCCAGTGAAGACGCTGCCGCTTCCATAGATGCTGCGGTTTCCATGGATACCGTGGCGTCCAGGATCCGCGAGCGCATGGGGGACTGTACCCCCTCGGAGCGCAAGGTTGCGCGGACCCTGCTTGCCGCCTATCCGGTTGCCGGTTTCGAAACTGTTGCGGGCCTCGCCGACCTCGCTGAGGTGAGTGGCGCCACCGTGGTGCGGTTCGCGACGCGGCTCGGGTACAGCGGGTTCCCTGACTTCCAGAAGGCGCTTCGCGGTGAGCTCGAACAGCGCAGTGCGTCGCCGACGACCCTCTACGAGCGCACCGGATCAAACCGTCTGGCACCCGCTGGCGATCTGGCCGCGTTTGTCGAGCCCTCGGTGGAGGATCTGCGGTCCACGTTTGCGGGTCTCTCTGAGCACGACTTCGAGACCACCATCGAAATGCTGGCGAATCCCAAGCGCCGCATCTGGCTTGTCGGGGGTCGCTACAGCGTATTTCTCGCGGAGTACCTCTCGGCCAGTCTCCAGCAGCTGCGCCCCAATGTGCAGATGGTGCCCGAGATGGCGAGCCTGCGGGGCGCGACCATGGCCGGCTTCGACGCAAAAGACGTGCTCGTTGCCTTCGACTTCAGGCGCTACGAGGCCGATACGCGTAACCTCGTGCACCACGCAAAGACCCGCAAAGCGGGGGTCGTTGTGATCACCGACAAATGGGTGTCGCCGTGCGCCTCTGACGCCGATGCCGTGCTCACGAGCATCGCCTCAGAGCGGGGGCCGTTCGACTCTGTTGTGCCCGTGATGGCGCTTGTTGAGGTGCTCTTCGAGACTCTCGTGCACAGGATCGGTGACCCCGCACGCCACCGCATCGAGCAGATCGAACAGACGGTGCAGCAGCTCGACCTGATCTGA
- the hutI gene encoding imidazolonepropionase, translating into MTSTLIDNIGELTTNDDTVGSGGRLRDAAVVIEGERVVWVGPSKEAPAGDERVDAGGRAVLPGWVDSHTHMVFAGDRTAEFEARMAGEAYAAGGINVTVEATRAASDAELAANLARLVGEARRGGTTTMETKTGYGLTVDDEVRAAKLAGDHVDAVTFLGAHVVPAGEDPDAYLSLVTGPMLSAVAPHVSAVDVFCETGAFDEASTRRVLETARASGLATRVHGNQLGHGPGAQLAVEYGSLSVDHLGFLTPADIEALAGSWNGEGTRGTVATVLPACDLSTRMPLAPARDLLDAGAILAIASNCNPGTSYTSSMGFCVATAVLQMGLTIQEAVLAATLGGAIALGMHEDGWLDPRGITQAAVGRIAPGSRADLQLLEAPSVTHLAYRPGMPLTSAVWRAGLKVL; encoded by the coding sequence ATGACCTCCACTCTCATCGATAACATCGGCGAACTGACTACGAACGACGACACTGTTGGGAGTGGCGGGCGGCTGCGTGATGCTGCCGTCGTTATTGAAGGGGAGCGTGTTGTTTGGGTGGGGCCCTCTAAAGAGGCGCCTGCCGGTGACGAACGGGTCGACGCCGGCGGGCGGGCCGTGTTGCCGGGGTGGGTCGACTCGCACACACACATGGTGTTTGCCGGGGATCGGACCGCAGAGTTTGAGGCCCGCATGGCTGGCGAAGCGTATGCCGCCGGGGGCATCAACGTGACCGTGGAAGCCACTCGGGCTGCTAGTGATGCCGAGCTTGCCGCGAATCTCGCGCGGCTTGTTGGTGAGGCGCGGCGTGGAGGCACCACGACGATGGAGACCAAGACCGGGTATGGACTGACCGTTGATGATGAGGTTCGGGCCGCAAAGCTTGCGGGCGATCACGTCGACGCCGTCACATTCCTCGGGGCGCATGTGGTGCCAGCGGGCGAGGATCCCGACGCCTACCTCAGCCTCGTCACCGGGCCGATGCTCAGCGCTGTGGCACCGCATGTCAGCGCGGTCGATGTGTTCTGCGAGACCGGAGCCTTCGATGAGGCTTCGACCCGTCGGGTGCTCGAGACCGCTCGCGCATCAGGCCTTGCGACGCGCGTGCACGGCAATCAGCTCGGGCACGGGCCTGGCGCACAGCTCGCGGTTGAGTACGGCTCGCTGAGCGTCGACCACCTCGGGTTTCTTACGCCTGCAGACATTGAGGCACTTGCGGGATCGTGGAATGGTGAAGGTACTCGCGGCACCGTCGCGACCGTGCTGCCCGCGTGCGACCTCTCGACACGCATGCCCCTCGCACCGGCGCGGGATTTGCTCGACGCCGGCGCGATCCTCGCCATCGCCTCAAACTGTAACCCTGGTACCTCGTACACCTCGTCGATGGGGTTCTGCGTTGCCACCGCCGTGCTGCAGATGGGTCTCACGATCCAGGAGGCCGTGCTGGCCGCGACGCTCGGCGGCGCGATCGCACTCGGTATGCACGAAGACGGGTGGCTCGATCCGCGGGGCATCACCCAGGCAGCCGTGGGCAGGATCGCCCCGGGATCCCGAGCTGACCTGCAACTGCTCGAGGCGCCCTCGGTAACCCACCTCGCGTATCGCCCGGGTATGCCCCTCACCTCAGCTGTGTGGCGAGCAGGGCTCAAGGTATTGTGA
- a CDS encoding type II toxin-antitoxin system Phd/YefM family antitoxin yields the protein MSLTLPVSVAKQQLGSLVDRAHLANEDVYLTKHGHKFAVLVDAAKFEQMLEELEDFQDAEAARRARKEMEATGAAPIPWEEVKADLGLA from the coding sequence ATGTCACTTACACTGCCGGTCTCCGTGGCGAAGCAGCAGTTGGGCTCTCTCGTGGATCGCGCCCATCTGGCTAATGAGGATGTCTATTTGACGAAGCATGGCCACAAATTTGCCGTGCTCGTTGATGCTGCCAAGTTTGAGCAGATGCTTGAGGAGCTTGAAGATTTTCAGGACGCGGAAGCTGCGCGTCGCGCTCGTAAGGAGATGGAGGCAACGGGGGCTGCCCCCATTCCCTGGGAAGAGGTCAAGGCTGACCTTGGTCTTGCGTGA
- a CDS encoding HepT-like ribonuclease domain-containing protein → MSGFVARQRVPQEAAEKQIRLADNLLHEVVRLRRRLDRVLSLGYEAFAEPDSDSYDIGSYLVIQLAHLVTQELPGEITDRIAVDDQQGLRAVRNVAAHDYMQMRQALLWETLTVHVPRLLQVIEEALKS, encoded by the coding sequence ATGAGTGGTTTTGTCGCTAGACAGCGTGTGCCGCAAGAGGCGGCCGAGAAGCAGATCCGCCTCGCAGACAATCTGCTGCACGAGGTCGTTCGGTTGCGTCGGCGTCTTGACCGTGTTCTGAGCCTGGGCTATGAGGCATTTGCCGAGCCTGATTCCGACAGCTATGACATCGGCAGTTACCTCGTCATCCAGCTTGCGCATCTTGTTACGCAAGAGCTCCCCGGTGAGATAACCGACCGGATCGCGGTTGATGACCAACAGGGACTGCGTGCCGTCAGAAACGTGGCCGCTCATGACTACATGCAGATGCGCCAGGCGCTTCTCTGGGAGACGCTGACCGTGCACGTGCCGAGGTTGCTTCAGGTTATTGAAGAGGCCCTCAAGAGTTAA
- a CDS encoding cyanophycinase, which yields MPSFTNKRRKLFAVALTAALSLGALATVPATANAAPTQGHVVLIGGAIKPGDAPSEAIIQEIVDLAQAHAGAGNTPRVAILTAASTVAPNATEAADGNTYDNATANGLYYKSWFEAHGAEVYPVPIDVNQAEDYPGDPYTAANAFDTTVANEVRNSDAVYFGGGDQTRYVRSLFSCTAPDQAAADKFAYTACTDTPAMAAIREVVESGGVTAGTSAGLTIQQGADMISGGDPYQSWRDPAVTGWFDDNSADASTLAYIPAGGLGFFTEGQLDSHFARRDRQPRLVKLSLETHHERGFGVEEKTALVVDRGARTGKVIGALGATMLDVSGATFDGKSTAGVRYSYFMTGSTIDFATGAITLAGAEHTGAGTAPAPAAEPDIWKSSECDSNPYIFGTLSLTQSFVKSSASRASGDSCDAAVESPRFRTTFNRDDRTRWSDDGSFVDVAMSIAEIPSFTATASVSGSAQLTIGDTANIAVSVTNTGGTPLSNFNINGVPTAATTVLPGASAILTITHTVTEGPQTVAATVTASAVDTNGADLNMTTEPQAVSVELSGAAKPVDPKSPPATENPDPKTPVKDPATPPQARALATTGAPSPLLPLGFGALLLAGGAIVLSRRLMVGGR from the coding sequence TTGCCTTCCTTCACAAACAAACGCCGCAAGCTATTCGCCGTTGCACTCACCGCAGCACTCAGCCTGGGCGCTCTCGCAACGGTTCCCGCAACCGCAAATGCAGCCCCAACCCAGGGTCACGTTGTGCTCATTGGCGGCGCCATTAAGCCGGGTGACGCCCCAAGCGAAGCGATCATCCAAGAGATCGTAGATCTCGCACAGGCCCACGCGGGTGCAGGCAACACACCGCGCGTTGCGATCCTGACCGCCGCCTCGACGGTTGCCCCAAACGCAACCGAGGCAGCCGACGGCAACACCTACGACAATGCCACCGCAAACGGTCTCTATTACAAGAGCTGGTTCGAGGCGCACGGCGCGGAGGTCTACCCGGTGCCGATCGACGTCAATCAGGCCGAGGACTACCCCGGAGACCCATACACCGCCGCAAATGCGTTCGATACGACGGTGGCCAACGAAGTCCGAAATTCTGATGCCGTGTACTTTGGTGGCGGCGACCAAACTCGCTACGTGCGCTCGCTCTTCAGTTGCACGGCTCCGGATCAGGCAGCCGCCGACAAGTTCGCGTACACCGCCTGCACCGATACTCCCGCGATGGCCGCGATCCGCGAGGTTGTTGAGAGCGGTGGGGTGACCGCGGGCACGAGCGCGGGGCTCACGATCCAGCAGGGTGCCGACATGATTTCGGGTGGGGATCCCTACCAGTCCTGGCGAGACCCGGCCGTTACAGGGTGGTTCGACGACAACAGTGCCGACGCCTCAACGCTCGCCTACATTCCGGCGGGTGGCCTCGGATTCTTCACCGAGGGCCAGCTCGACTCCCACTTTGCCCGCCGCGACCGCCAGCCTCGGCTCGTCAAGCTCTCGCTCGAGACCCACCATGAGCGCGGCTTTGGCGTCGAAGAGAAGACCGCGCTTGTGGTTGACCGCGGAGCCCGCACCGGCAAGGTGATCGGCGCGCTCGGCGCCACCATGCTCGACGTCTCAGGTGCGACGTTTGACGGCAAGAGCACCGCCGGGGTGCGCTACTCGTACTTCATGACGGGCTCCACGATCGATTTCGCAACCGGAGCCATCACGCTCGCCGGCGCTGAGCACACGGGCGCAGGGACGGCACCGGCACCAGCAGCAGAGCCCGACATCTGGAAGTCGTCCGAGTGCGACTCAAACCCCTACATTTTCGGCACGCTGAGTCTGACGCAGTCGTTCGTCAAGTCGAGCGCCTCGCGCGCCTCTGGAGACAGCTGTGATGCCGCAGTCGAGTCACCTCGGTTCCGCACCACCTTCAACCGCGACGACCGCACACGCTGGAGCGACGACGGCAGCTTCGTGGACGTTGCCATGTCGATCGCGGAGATTCCCTCGTTTACCGCGACCGCTTCGGTTTCAGGATCGGCGCAGCTCACTATCGGCGACACCGCCAACATCGCCGTTTCGGTCACCAACACGGGAGGCACTCCCCTCTCGAACTTCAATATCAATGGTGTTCCCACCGCAGCCACGACAGTGCTGCCGGGAGCCTCGGCGATCCTGACCATCACGCACACCGTGACCGAGGGACCGCAGACCGTTGCCGCAACGGTCACCGCGAGCGCGGTCGACACCAACGGCGCCGACCTGAACATGACGACCGAGCCGCAGGCCGTGTCGGTCGAGCTCAGCGGGGCGGCGAAGCCTGTCGACCCCAAGAGCCCACCGGCTACCGAGAACCCAGACCCGAAGACCCCGGTCAAGGATCCCGCGACTCCACCACAGGCACGGGCGCTGGCAACGACGGGCGCCCCTTCACCACTGCTCCCCCTGGGCTTTGGTGCATTGCTGCTGGCCGGTGGGGCAATCGTCCTGTCTCGCCGTCTGATGGTGGGCGGGAGGTAA
- a CDS encoding type II toxin-antitoxin system RelE family toxin, with the protein MSYRVEVSPAAARDLKKLDPQARRRVQAAIELLAETPRPPAAKPLVNSGGSWRVRTGDYRIIYDIYDDRVLVLILSAGHRREVYR; encoded by the coding sequence GTGAGTTACCGGGTAGAAGTCTCGCCAGCCGCTGCTCGTGATCTGAAGAAACTTGATCCTCAGGCAAGGCGCCGCGTACAGGCGGCCATTGAACTTCTCGCAGAGACGCCTCGCCCGCCCGCGGCAAAACCTCTCGTAAATAGCGGCGGATCCTGGCGTGTACGCACGGGCGACTATCGAATTATTTATGACATTTACGATGACCGGGTTCTTGTGCTGATTCTCAGTGCCGGGCATCGTCGCGAGGTGTATCGCTAG
- the hutU gene encoding urocanate hydratase, which translates to MALPGARPVRAPRGTEISAKSWQTEAPLRMLMNNLDPEVAERPDDLVVYGGTGRAARSWEAYDAIVDTLRDLEDDETLLVQSGKPVGVFRTNPWAPRVLLANSNLVGDWATWPEFRKLEAEGLMMYGQMTAGSWIYIGTQGILQGTFETFAAIGRKLAGLPGAAEKGLDGTLAGTITLTGGCGGMGGAQPLAVTLNDGACLIVDVDKTRLDRRAGKRYLDEVVTDLDEALAKVQQAKDERRGWSVGLVGNAAEVFPEILRRQLAGEINIDIVTDQTSAHDPLSYLPVGYSVDEWQDRAAKDPEAFTRDAQASMAAHVKAMVEFQDAGSEVFDYGNSIRDEARKGGYDRAFEFPGFVPAYIRPLFCEGLGPFRWAALSGDPEDIRVTDEAILELFPENDHLRRWIRAAQDRVEYEGLPARICWLGYGDRAKAAVRFNELVAEGKLKAPIVIGRDHLDSGSVASPYRETEAMADGSDAVADWPLLNALTAASSGATWVSLHHGGGVGIGRSIHSGQVSVADGTALAAEKLQRLLTNDPGMGVIRHVDAGYQRAADVANERGVRVPMEPVIRNTDTAW; encoded by the coding sequence ATGGCTCTCCCCGGCGCACGCCCCGTCCGCGCTCCCCGCGGCACCGAAATCTCAGCGAAGAGCTGGCAGACCGAGGCCCCGCTTCGTATGCTCATGAACAACCTCGACCCCGAGGTCGCCGAGCGCCCCGACGACCTTGTCGTCTACGGCGGAACCGGCCGCGCGGCCCGTAGCTGGGAGGCCTACGACGCCATCGTCGATACCCTGCGCGACCTCGAAGATGACGAAACCTTGCTCGTACAGTCGGGCAAGCCGGTCGGCGTCTTCCGCACGAACCCCTGGGCACCGCGCGTGCTGCTCGCAAACTCCAACCTCGTTGGCGACTGGGCGACGTGGCCCGAGTTCCGCAAGCTCGAGGCCGAGGGCCTCATGATGTACGGCCAGATGACCGCGGGCTCGTGGATCTACATCGGCACCCAGGGCATTCTGCAGGGCACCTTCGAAACCTTCGCCGCGATCGGGCGCAAACTCGCGGGTCTGCCCGGCGCAGCCGAGAAGGGGCTCGACGGCACCCTCGCTGGCACCATCACCCTGACCGGCGGCTGCGGCGGCATGGGCGGCGCCCAGCCCCTCGCGGTCACTCTGAACGACGGTGCCTGCCTCATCGTCGACGTCGACAAGACCCGTCTCGATCGCCGCGCCGGCAAGCGCTACCTCGACGAGGTCGTCACCGATCTCGACGAGGCGCTCGCCAAGGTGCAGCAGGCCAAGGATGAGCGCCGCGGCTGGTCCGTTGGCCTCGTTGGCAACGCTGCCGAGGTCTTCCCCGAGATTCTGCGCCGTCAGCTCGCGGGCGAGATCAACATCGACATCGTCACCGACCAGACCAGCGCCCACGATCCGCTCAGCTACCTGCCCGTCGGCTACTCGGTCGACGAGTGGCAGGATCGCGCCGCGAAGGATCCCGAAGCCTTCACCCGCGACGCCCAGGCGTCGATGGCCGCGCACGTCAAGGCAATGGTTGAGTTCCAAGATGCAGGATCCGAGGTCTTCGACTACGGTAACTCCATCCGCGACGAGGCCCGCAAGGGCGGCTACGACCGCGCCTTCGAGTTCCCCGGCTTCGTACCGGCCTACATCCGGCCGCTGTTCTGCGAGGGCCTCGGGCCGTTCCGCTGGGCGGCACTCTCAGGTGATCCTGAAGACATCCGCGTGACCGACGAGGCGATCCTCGAACTCTTCCCCGAGAACGATCACCTGCGCCGCTGGATCCGCGCGGCGCAAGATCGTGTCGAGTACGAGGGTCTGCCGGCCCGCATCTGCTGGCTCGGCTACGGCGACCGCGCAAAGGCCGCCGTGCGCTTCAACGAGCTCGTCGCTGAGGGCAAGCTCAAGGCGCCGATCGTCATCGGCCGCGATCATCTCGATTCGGGATCCGTGGCCTCCCCCTACCGCGAGACTGAGGCGATGGCAGATGGATCAGATGCTGTCGCCGACTGGCCGCTGCTGAACGCGCTTACCGCGGCGTCGTCCGGTGCGACGTGGGTATCTTTGCATCACGGTGGTGGCGTCGGGATCGGCCGCTCGATCCACTCGGGTCAGGTTTCTGTTGCTGATGGGACTGCGCTAGCTGCTGAGAAGTTGCAGCGGTTGCTGACGAACGATCCGGGCATGGGTGTGATTCGTCACGTCGATGCTGGGTATCAGCGGGCTGCTGATGTGGCGAATGAGCGTGGGGTTCGGGTGCCCATGGAACCTGTGATTCGTAACACCGATACTGCTTGGTGA
- a CDS encoding TetR/AcrR family transcriptional regulator yields the protein MSPRDPGPTRAAVLLSASQLLESGGPEAVTLRAVGEAAGVSRSAAYRHFDDKAALLSELARLTLTEMAESIRAAAIDTDSRVNLRLGSGAYVDYALQNPHHYQLIFGETPLSAPTPELEAAADEAMAALQHLIERAQTAGQLGGGAPRELATVLWVLLHGIAALQITGHLHEPRTLDGDTRLNELLDLALASFRPVE from the coding sequence ATGAGCCCCCGCGATCCTGGCCCCACCCGCGCCGCCGTCTTGCTATCTGCCTCGCAACTACTCGAATCCGGCGGCCCCGAGGCGGTCACCCTGCGCGCGGTCGGCGAGGCTGCAGGCGTGTCTCGATCCGCGGCGTACCGCCACTTTGACGACAAGGCAGCCCTGCTTAGCGAACTCGCCAGGCTCACACTCACCGAGATGGCCGAGAGTATTCGCGCGGCCGCAATCGACACCGACAGCCGCGTGAATCTTCGCCTCGGTAGCGGCGCCTACGTCGATTACGCCCTGCAAAACCCGCACCACTACCAGCTGATCTTTGGCGAAACACCACTTTCTGCCCCCACCCCAGAACTTGAGGCGGCTGCCGACGAGGCCATGGCAGCACTGCAGCACCTGATCGAGCGCGCGCAGACCGCGGGCCAACTCGGGGGCGGCGCACCGCGTGAGCTCGCGACAGTCTTGTGGGTCCTTCTGCACGGCATTGCGGCCCTGCAGATCACGGGCCACCTGCACGAGCCCCGCACCCTCGACGGCGACACACGCCTCAACGAGCTACTCGACCTCGCGCTCGCATCGTTTCGGCCCGTGGAGTAG
- a CDS encoding nuclear transport factor 2 family protein, whose protein sequence is MTTTMTEFDARYLDTWIELDPATRRANIERLWAADGRLSVSSLGVTLTGADEIDAHITGVHNDLIAEKGLRFSYDQQLESGDALMLRWSITAPNGDVVGRGVDTVFRDADGRITRAYMFMGVN, encoded by the coding sequence ATGACCACAACAATGACCGAGTTCGACGCCCGTTACCTTGACACCTGGATCGAGCTGGATCCCGCAACCCGCCGCGCAAACATCGAGCGGCTCTGGGCGGCTGATGGACGCCTTTCCGTCTCCTCGCTCGGTGTGACGCTGACCGGAGCGGACGAGATCGACGCGCACATTACCGGCGTGCACAACGACCTGATCGCTGAAAAGGGACTGCGTTTCAGCTACGACCAGCAGCTCGAATCGGGCGATGCGCTCATGCTTCGCTGGTCGATCACTGCGCCAAACGGAGACGTTGTTGGCCGCGGTGTCGACACGGTGTTCCGTGATGCCGACGGCCGGATCACCCGTGCATACATGTTTATGGGCGTGAACTAA
- a CDS encoding amino acid ABC transporter ATP-binding protein produces MSDATQNPMVRMKGVRKSFGSLEVLKGIDLDVARGEVVCLIGASGSGKSTLLRCINHLEQLNGGRIWVDDKVVGYDLRGNILHEKSYNDICRDRTQTGMVFQHFNLFAHMTVLDNIMLAPRTVLKQKTSEVLPRAKALLEQVGLADKAKAYPRHLSGGQQQRVAIARALCMEPKLMLFDEPTSALDPELVGDVLTVMRDLANSGMTMVVVTHEMGFAREVADRVVFMHGGQIVEQGPPSEVLGDPQHERTRSFLSAVR; encoded by the coding sequence ATGAGCGACGCAACACAGAATCCCATGGTGCGCATGAAGGGCGTGCGCAAGAGCTTCGGATCCCTCGAGGTTTTGAAAGGCATCGATCTTGACGTGGCTCGGGGTGAGGTCGTGTGCCTCATTGGGGCTTCAGGATCGGGCAAGAGTACCCTGCTGCGCTGCATCAACCACCTCGAGCAACTCAACGGCGGTCGCATCTGGGTCGACGACAAGGTCGTTGGTTACGATCTGCGCGGCAATATTCTGCACGAAAAGAGCTACAACGATATTTGCCGCGACCGCACGCAAACCGGCATGGTGTTTCAGCACTTCAACCTGTTCGCGCACATGACGGTGCTCGACAACATCATGCTCGCGCCGCGTACCGTACTGAAGCAGAAAACGAGCGAGGTGCTCCCCCGCGCGAAGGCGCTGCTTGAGCAGGTTGGGCTCGCCGACAAGGCGAAGGCCTACCCACGACACCTCTCGGGTGGCCAACAGCAGCGCGTCGCGATCGCGCGGGCACTCTGCATGGAACCGAAACTGATGTTGTTCGACGAGCCGACGAGCGCGCTTGACCCCGAGCTTGTCGGTGATGTGCTGACTGTGATGCGGGATCTCGCGAACTCCGGCATGACCATGGTCGTTGTGACACACGAGATGGGCTTCGCACGCGAGGTCGCGGATCGGGTCGTGTTTATGCACGGCGGTCAGATCGTGGAGCAGGGACCACCCTCTGAGGTACTCGGTGATCCGCAGCACGAGCGCACCCGCTCGTTCCTCTCGGCGGTGCGCTGA
- a CDS encoding XRE family transcriptional regulator, with protein MSYPTLDAAPLIKRARADLGMTQKELASASGVQQSNLSQIESGARIPSAAMLDRVLKAARLRPSIPLEIYAPRVVEKAAEYGLSNVRVFGSVVDGTDNEDSDVDLLVAPGVGFDLLQFAAFRQEIIDILGFDTDVIIDYPGDAFVEQIREQAVAL; from the coding sequence ATGAGTTATCCGACACTGGACGCGGCTCCGCTCATCAAGCGCGCGCGTGCCGATCTCGGCATGACTCAAAAGGAACTTGCGTCCGCTTCCGGTGTGCAGCAGTCGAATCTCTCTCAGATTGAATCTGGCGCTAGAATTCCGAGCGCCGCAATGCTTGACCGCGTGTTAAAAGCAGCTCGACTTCGGCCCTCTATTCCGCTCGAGATCTATGCGCCGAGGGTCGTGGAAAAGGCCGCGGAGTACGGGCTTTCGAATGTGCGGGTTTTTGGGTCCGTGGTTGACGGTACCGATAACGAAGACAGCGATGTTGACCTGCTTGTCGCGCCAGGGGTGGGGTTTGACCTGCTGCAGTTTGCCGCCTTTCGGCAAGAAATCATCGACATTCTCGGTTTTGATACCGATGTGATCATCGATTACCCCGGAGATGCGTTCGTTGAGCAGATTCGGGAGCAGGCTGTCGCGTTATGA